The following proteins are co-located in the Streptomyces sp. DT2A-34 genome:
- a CDS encoding GMC family oxidoreductase, giving the protein MSSDEFDYVVVGGGTAGNVVAARLTEDPSVTVCVLEAGPSDVDDDNILRLERWMGLLESGYDWDYPVEPQATGNSFMRHARAKVLGGCSSHNSCIAFWAPAEDLDDWAGAGCTGWSAADLFPLYRRLENNDAPGDHHGRTGPVKLRTLKSEDPCGTALLEACAQAGIPTVGFNTGKTVIRGANWFQINSDENNIRQSSSVAYLHPVMGKRPNLEIRTGVRAKKLVLDGRRCVGAEYLDPDLIHTRTVRARREVIVSCGAIDSPKLLMLSGIGPAGHLREVGVEVVVDAAGVGENLQDHPEGVIMWEARQPMTTTSSQWWEAGIFYDTEPGLDRPDLMFHYGSVPFDMNTARHGYPTSENAFCLTPNVTRAKSRGTVRLRTRDHRDKPKVDPRYFTHEHDVRVMTYGLKLARKIASQPALSGWAGAELAPGPDVRTDDELLDYIHKTHNTVYHPSCTVKMGADDDPSAPLDARLRVKGVEGVRVADGSVMPDLVTVNPCITTMMIGEKCADLLKEDA; this is encoded by the coding sequence GTGAGCAGCGACGAGTTCGACTATGTCGTGGTCGGCGGCGGCACCGCGGGCAACGTCGTGGCGGCCCGGCTGACGGAGGATCCGTCGGTCACGGTGTGCGTCCTGGAGGCGGGGCCGAGCGACGTCGACGACGACAACATCCTCAGACTCGAACGCTGGATGGGTCTGCTGGAGTCCGGCTACGACTGGGACTACCCCGTCGAACCGCAGGCCACCGGCAACAGCTTCATGCGCCACGCCCGTGCCAAGGTGCTGGGCGGCTGCTCCTCGCACAACTCCTGCATCGCCTTCTGGGCCCCGGCCGAGGACCTCGACGACTGGGCGGGCGCGGGCTGTACGGGCTGGAGCGCTGCCGACCTCTTCCCGCTCTACCGTCGGCTGGAGAACAACGACGCCCCCGGCGACCACCACGGCCGCACCGGCCCGGTGAAGCTGCGCACACTGAAGAGCGAGGACCCCTGCGGTACCGCCCTGTTGGAGGCGTGCGCGCAGGCCGGCATACCCACCGTCGGTTTCAACACCGGCAAGACGGTGATCCGCGGCGCCAACTGGTTCCAGATCAACTCCGACGAGAACAACATCCGCCAGTCGTCGTCGGTGGCGTACCTCCACCCGGTCATGGGCAAGCGGCCGAACCTGGAGATCCGTACGGGCGTACGCGCCAAAAAGCTCGTCCTCGACGGGCGGCGCTGTGTGGGCGCCGAGTATCTGGACCCCGACCTGATCCACACGCGGACGGTACGGGCCCGGCGCGAGGTGATCGTCTCGTGCGGGGCGATCGACTCGCCGAAGCTGCTGATGCTGTCGGGCATCGGCCCCGCCGGGCATCTCCGTGAGGTCGGCGTCGAGGTCGTCGTCGACGCGGCAGGCGTGGGCGAGAACCTCCAGGACCACCCCGAGGGCGTGATCATGTGGGAGGCCCGGCAGCCGATGACCACCACATCCAGCCAGTGGTGGGAGGCCGGGATCTTCTACGACACCGAGCCCGGCCTCGACCGGCCGGACCTGATGTTCCACTACGGCTCGGTGCCGTTCGACATGAACACCGCGCGGCACGGCTACCCGACCTCCGAGAACGCCTTCTGCCTCACGCCCAACGTCACGCGCGCGAAGTCACGCGGGACGGTGCGGCTGCGGACGCGGGACCACCGGGACAAGCCGAAGGTGGATCCGCGGTACTTCACGCACGAGCATGACGTGCGGGTGATGACGTACGGGCTCAAGCTGGCGCGGAAGATCGCCTCGCAACCCGCGCTGAGCGGCTGGGCAGGCGCCGAGCTGGCCCCTGGCCCGGACGTGCGGACCGACGACGAACTGCTCGACTACATCCACAAGACCCACAACACCGTCTACCACCCGTCCTGCACCGTGAAGATGGGCGCGGACGACGACCCCTCGGCCCCGCTCGACGCGCGGCTGCGTGTCAAGGGGGTCGAGGGCGTCAGGGTCGCGGACGGCTCGGTCATGCCGGATCTGGTCACCGTCAACCCGTGCATCACGACGATGATGATCGGCGAGAAGTGCGCGGACTTGTTGAAGGAGGACGCGTAG
- a CDS encoding APC family permease: MSTTEQPTSPHSHDDAELAEFGYKPELKRTLGNFHTFAAGISYISILTGTFQLFYFGYGSGGPAYWWSWPMVFVGQFMVALCFAELAARYPVAGSVYNWSKKIGNPHLGWLAGWMMLIASIVSISAVALAYQLTLPQISSVFQIVGDGTGTYDVATNAVILAAVLILFTTLVNAFGVKLMARINTAGVFIELIATVVLIVLFAVHITRGPQVVMETNGTGTGYGAGYLGAFLVASLASAYVMYGFDTASSLGEECLDPSRNAPRAIIRAIVASFVLGGLILLLALMSVSSLKGEKLSTDGLQYVVLNVLGPTAGKAMLWCVLIAVTVCALAVHTAAIRLAFAMARDNNLPASSLLARVSPRFQTPVLPTVIIGILALAILVVNIRQPQIFTVVTSIGIIMIYLAYLGVTAPMLVARLRGKWQPAGDGKFSLGRWGLLVNIVAVVWGAGMTINLIWPRASVYNATAPYHWYLQWGAVLFVAVIAGGGFAYYWFVQRHRTGVLAEHSLAGTDTPTKEVNSL; encoded by the coding sequence ATGTCGACAACGGAGCAACCCACCAGTCCACACAGTCACGACGACGCCGAACTCGCCGAGTTCGGCTACAAACCCGAACTCAAGCGCACCCTCGGCAACTTCCACACCTTCGCCGCCGGGATCAGCTACATCTCGATCCTGACCGGGACCTTCCAGCTGTTCTACTTCGGCTACGGCAGCGGCGGCCCCGCCTACTGGTGGTCGTGGCCGATGGTCTTCGTCGGCCAGTTCATGGTCGCCCTCTGTTTCGCGGAGCTGGCCGCCCGCTATCCCGTCGCGGGCTCGGTCTACAACTGGTCGAAGAAGATAGGCAATCCGCATCTGGGCTGGCTCGCCGGCTGGATGATGTTGATCGCGTCCATAGTGTCCATATCGGCCGTGGCGCTGGCCTATCAGTTGACACTCCCCCAGATCTCGTCGGTCTTCCAGATCGTGGGGGACGGCACCGGCACGTACGACGTGGCGACCAACGCGGTCATCCTGGCCGCGGTGTTGATCCTCTTCACCACCTTGGTGAACGCCTTCGGCGTCAAGTTGATGGCGAGAATCAACACGGCGGGCGTGTTCATCGAGTTGATCGCCACCGTCGTATTGATCGTCCTGTTCGCCGTCCACATCACCCGCGGCCCGCAGGTGGTCATGGAGACCAACGGCACCGGCACGGGCTACGGCGCCGGATACCTGGGCGCGTTCCTGGTGGCGTCGCTGGCGTCCGCGTACGTCATGTACGGCTTCGACACGGCGTCCTCCCTCGGCGAGGAGTGCCTGGACCCGTCACGCAACGCGCCGCGCGCCATCATCCGCGCCATCGTGGCCTCCTTCGTCCTCGGTGGCCTGATCCTTCTGCTGGCGCTGATGAGCGTCTCCAGCCTGAAGGGCGAGAAGCTGTCCACGGACGGCCTGCAGTACGTCGTGCTCAACGTGCTCGGCCCGACAGCCGGCAAGGCGATGCTGTGGTGCGTGCTGATCGCCGTCACGGTGTGCGCCCTGGCGGTCCACACGGCGGCGATCCGGCTGGCGTTCGCGATGGCCCGGGACAACAACCTGCCGGCGTCCTCGCTGCTGGCCCGGGTGAGCCCGCGCTTCCAGACGCCGGTGCTGCCGACCGTGATCATCGGGATCCTGGCCCTGGCGATCCTGGTGGTCAACATCCGTCAGCCGCAGATCTTCACCGTCGTCACCAGCATCGGCATCATCATGATCTACCTCGCCTACCTCGGTGTCACCGCCCCGATGCTGGTGGCGCGGCTGCGCGGCAAGTGGCAGCCCGCAGGCGACGGCAAGTTCTCCCTGGGCCGGTGGGGGCTGCTGGTCAACATCGTCGCCGTGGTGTGGGGCGCGGGCATGACGATCAACCTGATCTGGCCGCGCGCCTCGGTCTACAACGCGACGGCTCCGTACCACTGGTATCTGCAATGGGGCGCGGTGCTGTTCGTCGCCGTCATCGCGGGCGGCGGCTTCGCCTACTACTGGTTCGTCCAGCGGCACCGCACGGGCGTCCTCGCCGAGCACAGCCTGGCGGGCACGGACACGCCGACCAAGGAGGTCAACTCCCTGTGA
- a CDS encoding aldehyde dehydrogenase family protein — protein sequence MADLFIDGEWRGAVDERTREIRCPADGSLVGVVDEAGGKDTVEAIAAARRAFDEGPWPRTSPAERGDLLLRVADLLVRDKEALARAESLDTGKRLVESEYDIDDIVNCFRYFGHLVANETGRVVDTGTEGVDSRVVHEPVGVCALITPWNYPLLQTAWKVAPALAAGNTFVLKPSELTPHTAIHLMRLLEEAGLPPGVGNLVLGAGPQAGAPLGDHPDVDLVSFTGGLQTGRRLMAAAAGTVKKVALELGGKNPNIVFADADFDTAVDMALTAVFLHSGQVCSSGARLLVEDRLHDRFVDEVVRRASGIRPGGPFDERAQTGPLISAAHRTKVEAYVAKGLQEGAVLRCGGARPTGPGYDEGFYYLPTVLDECAAGMSVVQEESFGPVLTVERFNGEDEAVRLANGTIYGLAGAVWTGDEARAARVAAALRLGTVWINDYHPYVPQAEWGGFKQSGFGRELGPSGLAEYCETKHIWRNTNPAPQGWFA from the coding sequence ATGGCCGACCTGTTCATTGACGGCGAGTGGCGGGGTGCGGTGGACGAGCGCACCCGGGAGATCCGATGTCCCGCCGACGGCTCGCTGGTCGGGGTGGTGGACGAGGCGGGCGGCAAGGACACGGTGGAGGCGATCGCCGCCGCCCGCCGCGCCTTCGACGAGGGGCCCTGGCCCAGAACCTCGCCCGCCGAGCGCGGTGACCTGCTGCTGCGGGTGGCCGACCTCCTCGTACGGGACAAGGAGGCGCTCGCGCGGGCCGAGTCCCTGGACACGGGCAAGCGGCTCGTCGAGAGCGAGTACGACATCGACGACATCGTGAACTGCTTCCGCTACTTCGGGCACCTGGTCGCGAACGAGACCGGGCGGGTCGTCGACACGGGGACGGAGGGCGTCGACAGCCGGGTCGTGCACGAACCGGTCGGCGTCTGCGCGCTCATCACCCCCTGGAACTACCCGCTCCTGCAGACGGCCTGGAAGGTCGCCCCGGCACTCGCGGCCGGCAACACGTTCGTGCTGAAGCCGAGCGAACTGACTCCGCACACGGCGATCCATCTGATGCGGCTCCTGGAGGAGGCCGGTCTTCCGCCGGGCGTCGGCAACCTGGTCCTCGGCGCCGGTCCCCAGGCGGGCGCCCCGCTCGGCGACCATCCGGACGTCGACCTCGTCTCCTTCACCGGCGGACTCCAGACCGGCCGACGCCTCATGGCCGCCGCGGCCGGGACCGTGAAGAAGGTCGCGCTCGAACTCGGCGGCAAGAACCCCAACATCGTCTTCGCCGACGCCGACTTCGACACGGCCGTCGACATGGCGCTGACCGCCGTGTTCCTGCACTCCGGGCAGGTCTGCTCGTCCGGAGCGCGGCTCCTGGTCGAGGACCGCCTGCACGACCGGTTCGTCGACGAGGTCGTACGCCGGGCATCGGGCATCCGTCCGGGCGGGCCGTTCGACGAGCGGGCGCAGACCGGGCCGCTGATCTCGGCGGCGCACCGGACGAAGGTCGAGGCGTACGTGGCCAAGGGGCTTCAGGAGGGCGCGGTGCTGCGCTGCGGCGGCGCGCGCCCGACCGGGCCCGGGTACGACGAGGGCTTCTACTACCTGCCCACCGTTCTGGACGAGTGCGCCGCGGGGATGTCGGTCGTCCAGGAGGAGTCGTTCGGGCCGGTGCTCACCGTCGAGCGCTTCAACGGTGAGGACGAGGCGGTGCGGCTCGCCAACGGCACGATCTACGGGCTCGCCGGCGCCGTATGGACGGGCGACGAGGCCAGGGCCGCGCGGGTCGCGGCCGCGTTGCGCCTCGGCACGGTGTGGATCAACGACTACCACCCCTACGTGCCGCAGGCCGAGTGGGGTGGCTTCAAGCAGTCCGGCTTCGGACGCGAGCTCGGGCCCTCGGGGCTCGCCGAGTACTGCGAGACGAAGCACATCTGGCGCAACACCAATCCCGCTCCGCAGGGGTGGTTCGCCTGA
- a CDS encoding aromatic ring-hydroxylating dioxygenase subunit alpha yields the protein MTTTPVPETPLSAAHQISPSLIATLPGHYYTDPEIFRQEQEHLFESTWFCAVRSADLAKPGAFRTVQVGRENVLITRTRKGELRAFLNVCRHRGARLCMEDSGEVRRNIQCPYHAWTYDLDGKLIAAPNLIKMPDVDRVEYGLINVALREWLGYAWVCLAGEPPSFEDTVMYAAVERLGDAAAIEHYGTENLALGKRITYDVKANWKLIVENFMECYHCATIHPELTDVLPEFADGYAAQYYVGHGAEFGEDVRGFTVDGSEGFARLPAVTSDQDRRYYAITIKPTVFVNLVPDHVILHRMFPLAADRTVVECDWLYAPEVVESGADVSKSVELFHRVNAQDIEACERTQPAMSSRAYRRGGVLVPNEHHIGIFHEWLIEKLGGDHGRPVH from the coding sequence GTGACGACGACACCCGTTCCGGAGACTCCGCTCTCCGCGGCCCACCAGATCTCCCCCAGCCTCATCGCGACGCTGCCGGGCCACTACTACACCGACCCCGAGATCTTCCGGCAGGAGCAGGAACACCTCTTCGAGTCGACGTGGTTCTGCGCCGTCCGCAGCGCCGACCTGGCCAAGCCGGGTGCCTTCCGCACCGTCCAGGTCGGCCGCGAGAACGTGTTGATCACCCGGACCCGCAAGGGTGAACTGCGCGCCTTCCTCAACGTGTGCCGTCATCGCGGGGCGCGTCTGTGCATGGAGGACTCCGGTGAGGTCCGGCGCAACATCCAGTGTCCCTATCATGCTTGGACGTACGATCTTGACGGCAAGTTGATCGCCGCCCCCAACTTGATCAAGATGCCGGACGTCGACCGCGTCGAGTACGGGTTGATCAATGTGGCCCTGCGCGAGTGGCTGGGCTACGCCTGGGTGTGCCTCGCCGGTGAACCGCCCTCCTTCGAGGACACCGTCATGTACGCCGCCGTCGAACGCCTCGGCGACGCGGCCGCGATCGAGCACTACGGCACCGAGAACCTCGCCCTCGGCAAACGCATCACCTATGACGTGAAGGCGAACTGGAAGCTGATCGTCGAGAACTTCATGGAGTGCTACCACTGCGCCACCATCCATCCCGAACTGACCGATGTGCTCCCGGAGTTCGCGGACGGCTACGCGGCCCAGTACTACGTCGGCCATGGCGCCGAGTTCGGCGAGGACGTGCGGGGCTTCACCGTCGACGGCAGCGAGGGCTTCGCCAGGCTCCCCGCGGTCACCTCCGACCAGGACCGCCGCTATTACGCCATCACGATCAAGCCGACGGTCTTCGTCAACCTCGTACCGGACCATGTGATCCTGCACCGCATGTTCCCGCTCGCCGCGGACCGCACGGTCGTGGAGTGCGACTGGCTGTACGCGCCGGAGGTGGTGGAGTCCGGGGCGGATGTGTCCAAGTCCGTGGAGTTGTTCCACCGCGTGAACGCGCAGGACATCGAGGCGTGTGAACGCACACAACCGGCCATGTCCTCGCGGGCGTACCGCAGGGGTGGTGTGCTGGTCCCCAATGAGCACCACATCGGGATCTTCCACGAGTGGCTGATCGAGAAGCTCGGAGGCGACCATGGCCGACCTGTTCATTGA
- a CDS encoding FAD-dependent oxidoreductase: MSSTPETRPSGPRVVVIGAGIVGCSLADELTARGWTDVTVLEQGPLPAPGGSTSHAPGLVFQTSPSKTLAEFAKYTVEKFSALRVDGVPCFNQVGGLELATTAERLADLHRRAGYAAAWGIRGEVVSAARCKELWPLIDESVVLGGFHTPDDGLARALLAARAQMERATSRGARFLERHTVTGLEKQDGRVTAVVTDQGIFPADHVVSAAGFWGPVIGRMAGIDIPLQPLAHQYARTEPLPELQGHEAEATRPILRFQDRDLYFREHTDRIGIGSYAHRPMPVDPFAILPYDEARSRNMDMPSSFPFTTEDWAPSWDDCRRLMPALRASQVETGFNGVFSFTPDGMPVLGESRQLRGFWLAEAVWVTHSAGVAGAVAEWMVDGRPSLDLHECDLTRFEEAQRSPAYVRERGAQQFVEVYDVLHPLQPMERPRPLRVSPFHARQQQLGAYFLEGGGWERPHWYEANAPLVDALGPLPGRDAWSARYWSPIAAAEAKATREKVALYDMTPLRRLEVTGPGALGFLDRMTSNNLRKKPGAVTYTLLLDESGGIRSDLTVARLAPDRFQVGANSPADLDWLVRHAPADVHIRDITSGTCCIGVWGPLARDLVQPLTRDDFSHEAFGYFRAKETYLGHVPVTAMRLSYVGELGWELYTTADLGLRLWDTLWEAGRDLGVIAAGRSAFNSLRLEKGYRAWGVDMTDEHNPFEAGVGFAVRMDKEEFVGKAALERAGDPTRRLTPLLLDDPASVVLGKEPVYVDGTPAGYVTSASYGYTLGRCVAYAWLPTLATGTAVHIEYFGEKVPATVAEEPLFDPKMTRIRR; encoded by the coding sequence ATGTCCAGCACGCCCGAAACCCGCCCGAGCGGTCCCCGCGTCGTCGTCATCGGCGCCGGCATCGTCGGCTGCTCACTCGCCGACGAGCTGACCGCGCGCGGCTGGACCGACGTCACCGTCCTCGAACAGGGCCCCCTGCCCGCCCCCGGCGGCTCCACCTCGCACGCACCCGGCCTCGTGTTCCAGACGAGCCCGTCCAAGACGCTCGCCGAGTTCGCCAAGTACACGGTCGAGAAGTTCAGCGCCCTTCGCGTCGACGGCGTCCCCTGCTTCAACCAGGTCGGCGGCCTGGAGCTGGCCACCACTGCGGAGCGCCTCGCCGACCTGCACCGCAGGGCGGGCTACGCCGCCGCCTGGGGCATCCGCGGCGAGGTCGTGAGCGCCGCGCGCTGCAAGGAACTCTGGCCTCTCATCGACGAGTCGGTCGTCCTCGGCGGCTTCCACACTCCCGACGACGGCCTGGCCCGCGCGCTGCTCGCGGCCCGCGCCCAGATGGAGCGGGCCACGAGCAGGGGCGCCCGTTTCCTGGAGCGCCACACGGTCACCGGGCTGGAAAAGCAGGACGGCCGAGTTACCGCCGTGGTCACCGACCAGGGCATCTTCCCCGCCGACCACGTGGTCTCCGCGGCCGGCTTCTGGGGCCCGGTCATCGGCCGCATGGCGGGCATCGACATACCGCTGCAACCGCTCGCCCACCAGTACGCGAGGACAGAGCCGCTGCCCGAACTCCAGGGCCACGAGGCGGAGGCCACGCGGCCCATCCTCCGCTTCCAGGACCGCGACCTCTACTTCCGCGAGCACACCGACCGCATCGGCATCGGCAGCTACGCCCATCGGCCCATGCCCGTCGACCCGTTCGCGATCCTGCCGTACGACGAGGCCCGCTCCCGGAACATGGACATGCCCTCCTCGTTTCCCTTCACCACGGAGGACTGGGCCCCGAGCTGGGACGACTGCCGCCGGCTGATGCCGGCGCTGCGTGCGTCGCAGGTGGAGACGGGCTTCAACGGCGTCTTCTCCTTCACCCCGGACGGTATGCCGGTGCTCGGCGAGTCGCGGCAGCTGCGCGGGTTCTGGCTGGCCGAGGCGGTCTGGGTCACGCACTCGGCCGGGGTGGCCGGGGCCGTCGCGGAGTGGATGGTCGACGGACGTCCGTCCCTGGACCTGCACGAGTGCGACCTCACCCGTTTCGAGGAGGCACAGCGTTCACCGGCGTATGTCCGTGAACGCGGTGCGCAGCAGTTCGTGGAGGTGTACGACGTTCTGCACCCGCTCCAGCCCATGGAGCGGCCACGCCCGCTCCGGGTGAGCCCGTTCCACGCCCGCCAGCAGCAACTCGGGGCGTACTTCCTGGAAGGCGGCGGCTGGGAACGCCCGCACTGGTACGAGGCGAACGCTCCCCTCGTCGACGCCCTCGGCCCGCTGCCCGGACGTGACGCCTGGTCGGCCCGCTACTGGTCGCCCATCGCCGCGGCCGAGGCGAAGGCGACCCGCGAGAAGGTCGCCCTCTACGACATGACCCCGCTGCGCCGCCTCGAAGTCACCGGCCCCGGCGCTCTCGGCTTCCTCGACCGCATGACCAGCAACAACCTCCGCAAGAAGCCGGGCGCGGTCACCTACACCCTCCTCCTCGACGAGAGCGGCGGCATCCGTTCCGACCTCACCGTCGCCCGGCTGGCCCCCGACCGCTTCCAGGTCGGCGCGAACTCCCCCGCCGACCTCGACTGGCTCGTCCGCCACGCCCCGGCCGACGTCCACATCAGGGACATCACGTCCGGCACCTGCTGCATCGGCGTCTGGGGCCCCCTCGCCCGTGATCTCGTCCAGCCGCTGACCCGCGACGACTTCTCCCACGAGGCGTTCGGCTACTTCCGCGCGAAGGAGACATACCTCGGCCACGTCCCGGTGACGGCCATGCGCCTGTCGTACGTCGGTGAACTGGGCTGGGAGCTCTACACCACCGCCGACCTGGGCCTCCGTCTCTGGGACACGCTCTGGGAGGCCGGCCGGGACCTCGGTGTGATCGCCGCCGGGCGCTCGGCCTTCAACTCCCTGCGGCTGGAGAAGGGTTACCGCGCGTGGGGCGTCGACATGACCGACGAGCACAACCCGTTCGAGGCGGGCGTCGGCTTCGCGGTGCGCATGGACAAGGAGGAATTCGTCGGGAAGGCCGCGCTGGAGCGCGCCGGTGACCCGACGCGCCGCCTCACGCCACTCCTCCTCGACGACCCCGCCTCCGTGGTCCTGGGCAAGGAGCCGGTGTACGTCGACGGCACCCCGGCGGGTTACGTGACCAGCGCGTCGTACGGCTACACCCTGGGCCGCTGCGTCGCATACGCCTGGCTGCCCACCCTGGCCACCGGCACCGCCGTGCACATCGAGTACTTCGGCGAGAAGGTACCGGCGACGGTCGCCGAAGAGCCGCTCTTCGACCCGAAGATGACCCGCATCCGCCGATAG
- a CDS encoding S-(hydroxymethyl)mycothiol dehydrogenase yields the protein MPHEVRAVVAVKQGAPVEVQTIVVPDPGPGEVLVNVQACGVCHTDLHYRDGAITDDFPFLLGHEAAGTIEAVGAGVTDVKPGDYVVLAWRAPCGSCRSCRRGRPWYCFDSRNATQPMTLLDGTPLTNALGIGAFAEKTLVAAGQAVKIDPAARPEAAGLIGCGVMAGYGAAVNTGAVGRGDSVAVIGCGGVGNAAIAGACLNGAMKVIAVDIDDRKLDQAERFGATHTVNSRGTDPVEAVRALTDGFGVDIAIDAVGRPETFKQAFYMRDHAGLLVQVGVPSPEMKVELPLIDVFSRGGAIKSSWYGDCLPSRDFPFLIDQYLYGLLDLNAFVSETITLHQVEKAFAKMHRGEVLRSVVVL from the coding sequence GTGCCACACGAGGTCCGTGCCGTAGTCGCTGTGAAGCAGGGCGCACCAGTCGAGGTGCAGACGATCGTCGTTCCCGATCCGGGCCCGGGTGAGGTGCTCGTGAACGTGCAGGCCTGCGGGGTCTGCCACACGGATCTGCACTATCGCGACGGCGCGATCACGGACGACTTCCCCTTCCTGCTGGGTCATGAGGCGGCCGGCACGATCGAGGCGGTCGGCGCCGGCGTCACCGACGTCAAACCCGGCGACTATGTCGTCCTCGCGTGGCGCGCCCCGTGCGGCAGCTGTCGTTCCTGTCGCCGTGGCCGCCCCTGGTACTGCTTCGACTCCCGCAACGCCACCCAGCCGATGACCCTGCTGGACGGTACGCCGCTCACCAACGCCCTCGGCATCGGTGCCTTCGCCGAGAAGACGCTGGTCGCGGCGGGGCAGGCGGTGAAGATCGACCCGGCCGCCCGGCCCGAGGCGGCGGGCCTCATCGGCTGCGGGGTGATGGCCGGGTACGGCGCCGCCGTCAACACCGGCGCCGTCGGCCGCGGCGACTCGGTCGCCGTCATCGGCTGCGGCGGCGTCGGCAACGCGGCCATCGCGGGCGCGTGCCTGAACGGCGCCATGAAGGTCATCGCCGTCGACATCGACGACAGGAAGCTCGACCAGGCGGAGAGGTTCGGCGCCACGCACACCGTCAACTCCCGTGGTACGGACCCCGTCGAGGCGGTGCGCGCGCTCACCGACGGCTTCGGCGTCGACATCGCCATCGACGCCGTAGGCCGCCCGGAGACCTTCAAGCAGGCCTTCTACATGCGCGACCACGCGGGCCTGCTGGTCCAGGTCGGCGTTCCCTCCCCCGAGATGAAGGTCGAGCTCCCGCTGATCGACGTGTTCTCGCGCGGCGGCGCGATCAAGTCGTCCTGGTACGGCGACTGCCTGCCGAGCCGCGACTTCCCGTTCCTCATCGACCAGTACCTGTACGGGCTGCTGGATCTGAACGCGTTCGTGAGCGAGACGATCACTCTCCACCAGGTCGAGAAGGCGTTCGCCAAGATGCACCGGGGTGAGGTGCTGCGCTCGGTGGTGGTTCTGTGA
- a CDS encoding IclR family transcriptional regulator → MTRTQKHSEHGEEKATTTEKQIGRGAASAVQSVDRAVSVLEILARHGEAGVTEIADELEVHKSTAFRLLGVLENRGLVAQAKDRGKYYLGAGVLRLAGAAAVRLDISQEGVPVCRELADELGETVNIAVLDDDAAVNIMQARGTASVTAQNWLGRRTPLHATSSGKVLLAHMPPTLREGILARPLPRFTERTITGASMLRSELEAVVEQGYGFTIEELELGLAAAAAPIRAHDGKVIGAISVSGPVYRLNADRLPELAKRTVAAGAELSRRMGYGF, encoded by the coding sequence ATGACCCGCACGCAGAAGCATTCCGAGCACGGCGAGGAGAAGGCCACGACGACCGAGAAGCAGATCGGTAGAGGGGCGGCCAGTGCCGTCCAGTCGGTGGACCGCGCCGTGAGCGTCCTGGAGATCCTGGCCCGGCACGGTGAGGCGGGCGTGACCGAGATCGCCGACGAGCTGGAGGTGCACAAGTCCACCGCCTTCCGGCTGCTCGGCGTGCTGGAGAACCGCGGCCTGGTGGCCCAGGCGAAGGACCGCGGCAAGTACTACCTGGGCGCCGGCGTACTGCGCCTTGCGGGGGCGGCGGCAGTGCGGCTGGACATCTCGCAGGAGGGCGTCCCGGTCTGCCGGGAGCTCGCGGACGAGCTGGGCGAGACGGTCAACATCGCGGTGCTGGACGACGACGCGGCAGTCAACATCATGCAGGCCCGCGGCACCGCGTCCGTGACGGCCCAGAACTGGCTCGGCCGGCGTACCCCACTGCACGCCACGTCCAGCGGGAAGGTCCTGCTCGCGCACATGCCGCCGACCCTGCGCGAGGGCATCCTGGCCCGCCCGCTCCCCCGCTTCACCGAGCGCACCATCACCGGCGCGTCCATGCTGCGCAGCGAGCTGGAGGCAGTGGTCGAGCAGGGCTACGGGTTCACCATCGAGGAGCTGGAACTGGGGCTGGCGGCCGCCGCGGCGCCCATCCGCGCTCACGACGGCAAGGTGATCGGGGCGATCAGCGTCTCGGGACCGGTGTACCGGCTCAACGCCGACCGCCTGCCGGAGCTGGCCAAGCGCACGGTCGCCGCGGGAGCGGAGCTGTCCCGCCGTATGGGATACGGCTTCTGA
- a CDS encoding bifunctional 3-phenylpropionate/cinnamic acid dioxygenase ferredoxin subunit, whose product MIPVCRLEDLPEGESVRIGTTPPVAVFHTDDGRLYAIDDTCTHQDASLSKGWLEGCLVECPLHAASFDLRTGEPTCLPARRPVRTHRVTVDDGVIHVHLAVEEGSAA is encoded by the coding sequence GTGATTCCCGTCTGCCGCCTCGAAGACCTCCCCGAGGGCGAGTCCGTCCGCATCGGGACGACACCACCCGTCGCCGTGTTCCATACCGACGACGGCCGGCTGTACGCCATCGACGACACCTGCACCCATCAGGACGCCTCCCTCTCCAAGGGCTGGCTGGAGGGCTGTCTGGTCGAATGCCCGCTGCACGCCGCCTCATTCGACCTCCGTACGGGCGAGCCGACCTGCCTCCCGGCCCGCCGCCCCGTCCGCACGCACCGCGTCACCGTCGACGACGGTGTCATCCACGTCCACCTTGCCGTGGAGGAGGGCAGCGCCGCGTGA